AAATGTGTCTTAAACTCTTCATCGGCATTGTATAGATAGCATTCGTTTGCTATACGCGAGTAAAGCTCGATGTCGTTTGCTATTATAAAATTTGAATGCTGTTTTAAAAACCTAGCCACTATGCCAGAGCCTGAAAACAGATCACCACAGCTAAGTTTATCTTTATCAAGCTTGCTCTTGGCATACTTTACGCCCTGCCCGATAAGCCCGAGCAAGGCGCGTTTGTTGCCAAGATATGTTAAAATTTGTTCTTTTAAAAAGGCGGGATTTTCAGCCATTTTTACGAGCAAATTCTTTCATAAAATCAACCAAAACTTTTACATCGTTTTGACTTACGGCATTGTAGATTGAAGCACGTATGCCACCTAAATGACGATGTCCTTTAAGCCCTAGCATGTTGTGTTTAAGTGCTTCTTCTACAAACAAAGGCTCAAGGGTGGCATCAGGAGTGATGTTATAGCTTACATTCATTACTGAACGATGCTCTTTTTGTGCGTGTCCTTTGTAAAAGCCACTAGATCCGTCAATCGCATCATAAAGCAACTTAGCCTTAGCGTCATTACGAGCTTTTATGCCTTCTAGTCCGCCATTATCCATTATCCACTGCATTGTTAAATTTAATAAATATATCGCAAATGTCGGCGGTGTATTATAAAGACTTTTTGCGTCCGCATGGGTTTTGTATCGTAAAAATGTCGGCACATTTTGACTACTTACGCGCTCTATCAAATCCTTTCTTATTATCACGATAGTTACACCACTAGGACCGGCATTTTTCTGTGCTCCGCCGTATAAGATACCAATATCACTAAAATCAAGTGGCTGCGAGAAGAAGTCACTACTTGCATCAACAACAAGCGGTGCTTTACTTTTTGGAAGTGCTTTATACTGAGTGCCATATATCGTGTTGTTTGAGCAGATATAAGTATAGTCTGCATCATCGCCAAATTTTATCTCGGGGATATAGCTAAATTTATCATCTTCGCTTGAAGCTGCGACACGGACATTTACACCCATTAGCTTTGCTTCTTTTATGGCCTTGTTTGTCCAAACGCCCGTGTTTGCATACTCACACACGCCGCCTTGACTTAAATTCATCGGTATCATAGCAAACTGCAAATGTGCTCCGCCTTGTAAAAATAGCACCTCATACTCATCGCCTATACCATAAAGCTTTTTAATCTTATCCATCGCGCCAAAATGCACCTCTTCATAGGTCTTTGAGCGATGTGAAATTTCCATAACAGAGTAACCCTCTCCTCTATAATCAACAAGCTCTGACTGCGCGTGTTCTAGCACGCTCAAAGGTAGTCCCGTAGGTCCTGCACTAAAATTTATCATTCTCATGTTTGCTCCTTAAATTTTGGCTGTTATCTATAAAATTTTTGCTTTTTTAATGGCGTTTTGTCCGACAAGTTCTACTTCGTCGCCCGCTTGCAACTCTTCAAGTATAGCATTTGTGTTATTTAAGCGCACTTGAATTAAGCCTTTTGTGCTCTCAAAAAAGCTCTGGCGTGCCTTATATGTAGCATTTAACTCATTTATCTTGCTCTCAAGCTTTAAAATTTTACCCCTTAAAAGCATATCAAGCTTTTGAGAACTTGCTAAAATTTGTGCTATTTTAAGATCAATTTTGACTTTTAGGGCATTCGTAGAAAGCTTTGCCATGATAAAATTTAGTCTATTTTCAAGCTTTGAAATTTTTTGTAGCATAACCGTATCAAGCGACTTTTCAACAGCGTCTAAATATTGTAGAATTTCATTTTCATCTGGCAAAATTTGCATCATAGCAGCTGTTGGGGTCGGTGCCCTAAAGTCAGCCACAAAGTCACTTATGACATAGTCTATCTCATGCCCTATCGCCGATATTACAGGCGTTTTAGCGTCAAATATCGCCCTAGCAAGACCCTCATCGTTAAAACACCACAAGTCTTCCCTACTACCGCCTCCGCGCGCCAATATAATCACATCAACGCCATATCCGTCAGCTTTTTTAAGCGCACTTATGAGCGAGGTTGGTGCATTTTGACCTTGAGTTAATGCATCAAATATAAAAATTTCAGTCAGCTTCCAGCGAGAATTAGCGACCTTTAGCATGTCTTGTAAAGCCGCAGAAGTTGCCGAAGTAACAAGTGCGACCTTACGAGGCATACGCATAAGTTGTTTTTTGCAAGACGCGTCAAAAAGCCCCTCTTTTGATAGCTTTTCTTGGAGTTGCTTAAACGCAAGTTCTAGCTCGCCCTCGCCGTCAGGACGCATGGATGAGGCGATAAGCTGATAGCTCCCGCTTGGTGTATAAAGCGAAATTTTACCGTAAATTTGCACCTTCATACCATCTTTAACGTCAAATTTAAGTTTGGCATTACTCATACGATACATTACGCACGAAATCGCCGCTCGCTCGTCCTTTAGTGCAAAATACCAATGCCCAGAGCCATGCTTTGTAAGACGCGAAATTTCACCGACTACTTCAACATACTCAAAATGCGTCTCAAGCAAAGCCTTAGCTTGTTCGTTTAACTCAGATACGCTTAGCATTTTGCACCGTTAAAATTTATTAAATCTTTGGCATAAATTTTTAGTGTATTCATAAATTTTTGAACGTTAATTACAATGTGTTTTTTCTTAAGCGTAGTAGATTTTAAAATTTTAAAATCAACCGCAGGCACAAGAAAAGACCAAGCGGTCATTAGCGCACTTTCTTTGCGATAAATAGCGTTGAGATATCCATACTAAAACCGCGACACACCTCAACTTCAAATCCCGCTTCATAAAGCTCATCACAAAAAGTCTTTGCGTCTAAGAAATTCTCTATCGAGCTTGGCAGGTATTCGTAAGCCTCTTTGTTTTTAGAGATAACTCCGCCTATACGAGGTAAAATTTTACTAAGATAAAAGTCCCTTATCGATGTTATAAGACCTTTTTTACTGCGTTTTGTAAATTCAAGCACAACCACATAACCGCCTGGTTTTAAAACACGGTTAAACTCACGTAGTGCAGCCTTGCGCTCTACTACGTTTCTTATGCCATAACTTATACTTAAAATTTGAGCAAATTCATCACCTAAAGTCGTGTTATCCGCATAAGCTTCGATAAATTTAAAATCCGGAAATTTAAGTCTTGCAGCATCAAGCATGCCACTTGAAGGGTCAACCCCCACAAGCTCGTCTATATGAACTCCAAATTCACGTGCCATACTCTTCCAAATACCCATCATATCGCCTGTTCCACACGCTACGTCTACGATATTTATACTTTGTGCGCGAAATTTTTCAAGCATGTATCTGCAAGCAAATTTACGCCAGCTAACATCTATGCCAAGACTCAAAACACGATTTGCCAAGTCATAAGTAGGCGCTATCTCATTGAACATTTGAACTATTTTTTGTTGTTTTTCCATAAATTTTAAGACCTTTTTAAATGTAATAATACTTTAATTTTCGTGAAATTTTACATGTTTTTTCGACAAATTTTACCCTTTTTTGCAAAATTTCTTCTCTTAGTTTATAAATTTGTTTATAAATTTTTGACTGTAGTTTTTTCACTCTTTGGCTTGGCGGCATTTTGTCTAAAATTTCAAGCCATATATCGCGATCTTGAAGCGAGCCAAAAAGCTCTTGTATAAATTTAAGACGACTTTCGTATTTTTTAAAATTCCCGACATAAAGAGTGTTTGAAAAATACTCCATAGCATATCTTAAACGCTTAAGTTCGATCCTGATCTTATGAAATTTTTCGTTTGCACTTTTTTCATTTAGGGCCATGATCTTGCGCTCAAATGCCACAAGTTCTCTTCGTATATGATATGACGCGACTGTTTTTAGATCAAGCTTGGCTTTTGGACCGTTATAAAAGTCGCTTTCTTCTTTTAAGAACAACTCCCAATCATCTAAAAATTCATAATTTTTAACATCGCTTAGAAATTTTTTTATCTCTTCGCTCTCTTTTTCATTGGCTTTACTTATAAAATACACTATCTCATCAACATTTTTTTGAGAGCTCAAAAAGTCCAAAAATACATCAAAATCACGTTTTAGGTTTGTAGAATTTGCCAAAATTTTAAATTTATCACTAAAAATTTCAGTCGTTTTTTGGTCAAAAATATCACTAAACATACGAAGCAAAGAGCGAGTTTTACGTAAATTTACGCGAAACTGATGAAGCACCTCCTCATCAAATGTCAAAAGATACTCATCTTTGTATTTTTTGATATTATTTAAAATTTTAAAAAACAAAACTCTAAACGCCTCTTTGCTGTCCATGTTAGGCGGAAATTTAAGCTCGACATCGCTATTTTCCAAAACATTAAAGATATTGTTTATACTAAAATTTACATTTGGATCGCCGCATATCGCAAGATTTTTATTTTTATATTTTGCATCACATGTAACATCGCTGTGTATAAAATTTGAAAAAAATTCAGGCAGCTTATAAAAAACGGCAGTTTGCTCATCTTTAAATTCAACCTCAAACGTGCAAAGTCCGTTTAGTTCAGCGTTAAAAATGTCGATATTGCAGGAGTTATTGTTTAGCTTAAAGAGATAACGATCTTTTTGTATAAGTGTGCCGATGCGATTTTTAAGAGCCTCTTTAAACTCTTTTTTGTCGCACTCGCACTCGTTTTCTTCGCGTATAAGTCCTTTGCCGATTTTAATGGTTTTTATAAATTTACCATCTTCGCTTCGGTATCTTATCTCTTCGTTTTTTGTGATTTTTATGTAAAATTGCAAAATTTCAAGGTGCTTAAATTTCAAACCTTCTTTTTCTAAGAAACTAATAATTTCAGCATCATGAAGCAAAAATTTACGCTCTATCTCTAAACCCATCAATGCCCCCTGAAATTTTTTATATATTTTATCAGGTTATGGCTTAAAATGCGAAAGAAAGCGCCTTTTATCTACAATGTTTACAGCTTTTTACACTCGCTACTATGTTTAATCTCTCTATGATATTGCAAAGTTTTTGCTCTAATTTCTCTTGGTATTTTCCAAGCTCAGAGTCTTCGTAGCTTACATCTTCAACATTTCCGCAACCCTCGCAAACAACGTGTATATGCGGATGCTCGTAGATGTCGTATCTTGGTTTTTGATTTACGATATTAACCTCGACAACAAGACCTTCATCTTTTAAGGTATTTAAATTTTTATAAACGGTTGCCAGCGAGATCGATGGGTTTTCTTTTAAAATTTCCTCATAAAGTTCATCGATAGTCGGGTGTGTGTGACGATCAAGTATCTTTAAAACACTCAATCTTTGCGGTGTCACTTTTAGTCCAGAGTGTTTTAACATTGATATATACTGCATATTATTTCCTATTTTTTAGAGAATAATACTACATTTACTTTTAAAAATGGCTTTATTATCTAATATTAATTATCTAATAATAATTTTTGAGCTATTTGTTCTGCACTTATACCAAGATAGTTTTCAACTTCTGCGGTATTACCGTGTGGAATAAAAGCGTCATTATACTCGAAACTTGCTATAGATACGTCATAAATTCTATTGTCTTGCAAAAATGCGCTTAAAATTTCACCTACTCCGCCTTTTTTGGCGCTATCGCTAATGATATACCATTTTTTGCAGCTCTTACTAAGCTCCAAAAGCATCTCTTTATCAAGCGGCTTTACAAATACCAAATCAACAAGACTCACATCAAGGCTATCCTTGAGTAAATTTCTTACACTAAGACCCTTTGCAACAGCATTACCGTAACAAATTATCGCCGTGTCAGCGCTTCCTTTGATTAAAATTTCGCCTTTGCCAAGCCTAAAATCCTTTGCCTCAAATTCATCATTTAAACCAAAAGCTCCACGAGGATAGCGAAAAGCGCTAACTCCTTTGTAACGATAGGCAAATTCCATGGCTTTTTTCATGCTAGTTTCGCAACGTGGGGCAAACATCACGACATTTGGGATAGCGTTTAAAAAGCTTATATCAAAAGCACCCTGATGTGTCTCTCCGTCTTCTCCGACTATGCCAGCTCTATCCATAGCAAATGTGATATTTAATTTTTGTATACAAGCATCATGTATAAGCTGGTCGTATGCGCGCTGCATAAAAGTAGAGTAGATAGCAACGAACGGTTTAAAGCCCTCTTTTGCCATCGCCGACATTGAAGTTACCGCGTGTTGTTCAGCGATCGCCACATCCCAAAAACGCTCTGGAAATTTTTCTATCAAAGCGTCTAGCCCCGTGCCTGTTGGCATGGCTGCTGTTACACCGACGATGTCGCTATGCTCTCCAGCCATCTTTAAAAGATGTTCGCTAAATATTGCCGTGGCTGACTTGTTTGACTGTTTTTTTATAAATTCCCCGCTCTTTAGGTCAAATGGACCAACTCCATGCCAACCGGCAAGATAACCCTCTGCATACTCGTATCCTTTGCCCTTTAAAGTCTGAACATGCACGATAACAGGCTTTCTCATCGCTTTTGCTGTTTCAAAAGTGCTTAGAAGCGAAGAGAGATCATGCCCGTTTACCGGACCTATATACTCAAGTCCTAACTCTTCAAAAAACATACCAGGAGTGATAAGTCTTATGCCCTCTTCCATCCTGCGCGCCATGTAAGCGGCACCGTCTGGCATATACTCTAAAAATTTCTCGACTCTGCCTTTAAATTTTTGGTAAAACTGTCCAGCCATCATCTGGCTTAAATACTTGCTAAGCGCGCCGATGGGTTTACTTATGCTCATTTCATTATCGTTTAGCACGATAACACATGGGTATTTTCGGTCGCCTAACTCATTTAACGCCTCATACGCCATACCTCCGCTAAGCGAACCGTCACCGATAATAGCAACAGGTATGCGGTCTTCATTCTTTAGTTTTATTGCCTTTGCTGCGCCCACGGCTAGCGATATAGATGTAGAGCTGTGCCCCGCGATAAAGTAGTCAAATTTACTCTCACTGGGCTTTGTATATCCGCTTACGCCTCCAAATTTACGCAAGGTATCAAACTGATCCCAGCGTCCGGTTAGTAGCTTGTGCGCGTAACTTTGATGGCTTACGTCAAATATAAAAGGATCTTTTTTGACATCAAAAATATAATGCATAGCTACGATGATCTCGACTGCGCCGATATTAGAGCTTAAGTGTCCGCCGTTTTTGCTTACGGTTTGTAAAATTTTATCTCTAAGCTTATGGCAAAGCTCGTTTAGTTCTTCTAAATTTAATCTTTTAATATCCAAATTTTGCACTTACTCACCAACCAACATTTTTAACTTTTCAATCCTAGTTTCGATAGTCGCGTCAATGTTTCCAACCTCACTAATAATCACAACCCCACCCTTGCTAATAGCATCATCGGGAATGATTTTGATATTTTCTTTTGCACTAAAGTGCGACTTTAGATACTGAGCGTCGTCCGGATGAACTCGAATTTGGATATTTTTTGCATCGCTTAAATCACGCACCAAAGAGCTTGAGATATTTGTAGCTATGAGTGCCGAATTTGATGAAATTTCTTTTGCGACTATCTCTTTTGCTATTAAAGTAGCAGCATCGGTAAGTTCAGTCTCGCTCTTTTTTAAAAATTCTTCAAATTTATCATATTCGTCATCAAGTTTTGCAATAGATGATGTAAATCTAGCTTCAAGCTCAGCGATCTTAGCTTCATATGATGTGCTTGCTTGAGCTAAACCTTCGTTTCTGCCATCCTCTTTTGCGCGTAAAATTTCACTCTCAAGCCTTTTAGCAAATTCACTTTCTTGGTTTTCTATTTGCATTTGAAGCTTGATGATGTTTCCACTAAGTTCGTCAGTTTTTTTAAGCAATTCTTCAACAAAATTTACATCAAAACCTGCTTGAGGCTGGTTTAAACTTTGCTGTGGTTGTTGGAACTGGCTTTGCCCAGGCTGGATAGGATCAGACTCTTGCGTCTGTGCAACCTGGCTTTGCGGAGTAGCATACTCCACAGCAGGCTCGTCAGAAACCATTAACATCTCTTCGCTGTATTCGTTACCTCTGCTGTCATTACCCAGTACCTTAAAGCGGTAGTTCTCAACAAAATGCGTTGATGCATTTTCGTTTGTTATGACGCTACTTTTCATTTTCTACTCTATCATCTCGTCTGCTTCACCGACTTGGAATACTCCCTGCTCGGCTAGAGCTTGAACTGCTTCTACTATGCGACGCTGCGCCTCTTCGACATCCTTAACACGAACGGCTCCAAGATAGCTCATCTCCTCTTTAAACGCTTCAGATGCACGCTGCGACATGTTGCCAAGGAATTTATCTCTAAGAGCCTCACTTGAG
This is a stretch of genomic DNA from Campylobacter sp. RM6914. It encodes these proteins:
- a CDS encoding CYTH and CHAD domain-containing protein, with the protein product MGLEIERKFLLHDAEIISFLEKEGLKFKHLEILQFYIKITKNEEIRYRSEDGKFIKTIKIGKGLIREENECECDKKEFKEALKNRIGTLIQKDRYLFKLNNNSCNIDIFNAELNGLCTFEVEFKDEQTAVFYKLPEFFSNFIHSDVTCDAKYKNKNLAICGDPNVNFSINNIFNVLENSDVELKFPPNMDSKEAFRVLFFKILNNIKKYKDEYLLTFDEEVLHQFRVNLRKTRSLLRMFSDIFDQKTTEIFSDKFKILANSTNLKRDFDVFLDFLSSQKNVDEIVYFISKANEKESEEIKKFLSDVKNYEFLDDWELFLKEESDFYNGPKAKLDLKTVASYHIRRELVAFERKIMALNEKSANEKFHKIRIELKRLRYAMEYFSNTLYVGNFKKYESRLKFIQELFGSLQDRDIWLEILDKMPPSQRVKKLQSKIYKQIYKLREEILQKRVKFVEKTCKISRKLKYYYI
- the serC gene encoding phosphoserine transaminase yields the protein MRMINFSAGPTGLPLSVLEHAQSELVDYRGEGYSVMEISHRSKTYEEVHFGAMDKIKKLYGIGDEYEVLFLQGGAHLQFAMIPMNLSQGGVCEYANTGVWTNKAIKEAKLMGVNVRVAASSEDDKFSYIPEIKFGDDADYTYICSNNTIYGTQYKALPKSKAPLVVDASSDFFSQPLDFSDIGILYGGAQKNAGPSGVTIVIIRKDLIERVSSQNVPTFLRYKTHADAKSLYNTPPTFAIYLLNLTMQWIMDNGGLEGIKARNDAKAKLLYDAIDGSSGFYKGHAQKEHRSVMNVSYNITPDATLEPLFVEEALKHNMLGLKGHRHLGGIRASIYNAVSQNDVKVLVDFMKEFARKNG
- the dxs gene encoding 1-deoxy-D-xylulose-5-phosphate synthase, coding for MDIKRLNLEELNELCHKLRDKILQTVSKNGGHLSSNIGAVEIIVAMHYIFDVKKDPFIFDVSHQSYAHKLLTGRWDQFDTLRKFGGVSGYTKPSESKFDYFIAGHSSTSISLAVGAAKAIKLKNEDRIPVAIIGDGSLSGGMAYEALNELGDRKYPCVIVLNDNEMSISKPIGALSKYLSQMMAGQFYQKFKGRVEKFLEYMPDGAAYMARRMEEGIRLITPGMFFEELGLEYIGPVNGHDLSSLLSTFETAKAMRKPVIVHVQTLKGKGYEYAEGYLAGWHGVGPFDLKSGEFIKKQSNKSATAIFSEHLLKMAGEHSDIVGVTAAMPTGTGLDALIEKFPERFWDVAIAEQHAVTSMSAMAKEGFKPFVAIYSTFMQRAYDQLIHDACIQKLNITFAMDRAGIVGEDGETHQGAFDISFLNAIPNVVMFAPRCETSMKKAMEFAYRYKGVSAFRYPRGAFGLNDEFEAKDFRLGKGEILIKGSADTAIICYGNAVAKGLSVRNLLKDSLDVSLVDLVFVKPLDKEMLLELSKSCKKWYIISDSAKKGGVGEILSAFLQDNRIYDVSIASFEYNDAFIPHGNTAEVENYLGISAEQIAQKLLLDN
- a CDS encoding Fur family transcriptional regulator is translated as MQYISMLKHSGLKVTPQRLSVLKILDRHTHPTIDELYEEILKENPSISLATVYKNLNTLKDEGLVVEVNIVNQKPRYDIYEHPHIHVVCEGCGNVEDVSYEDSELGKYQEKLEQKLCNIIERLNIVASVKSCKHCR
- the ubiE gene encoding bifunctional demethylmenaquinone methyltransferase/2-methoxy-6-polyprenyl-1,4-benzoquinol methylase UbiE; translated protein: MEKQQKIVQMFNEIAPTYDLANRVLSLGIDVSWRKFACRYMLEKFRAQSINIVDVACGTGDMMGIWKSMAREFGVHIDELVGVDPSSGMLDAARLKFPDFKFIEAYADNTTLGDEFAQILSISYGIRNVVERKAALREFNRVLKPGGYVVVLEFTKRSKKGLITSIRDFYLSKILPRIGGVISKNKEAYEYLPSSIENFLDAKTFCDELYEAGFEVEVCRGFSMDISTLFIAKKVR
- the xseA gene encoding exodeoxyribonuclease VII large subunit — translated: MLSVSELNEQAKALLETHFEYVEVVGEISRLTKHGSGHWYFALKDERAAISCVMYRMSNAKLKFDVKDGMKVQIYGKISLYTPSGSYQLIASSMRPDGEGELELAFKQLQEKLSKEGLFDASCKKQLMRMPRKVALVTSATSAALQDMLKVANSRWKLTEIFIFDALTQGQNAPTSLISALKKADGYGVDVIILARGGGSREDLWCFNDEGLARAIFDAKTPVISAIGHEIDYVISDFVADFRAPTPTAAMMQILPDENEILQYLDAVEKSLDTVMLQKISKLENRLNFIMAKLSTNALKVKIDLKIAQILASSQKLDMLLRGKILKLESKINELNATYKARQSFFESTKGLIQVRLNNTNAILEELQAGDEVELVGQNAIKKAKIL
- the fliH gene encoding flagellar assembly protein FliH, whose translation is MKSSVITNENASTHFVENYRFKVLGNDSRGNEYSEEMLMVSDEPAVEYATPQSQVAQTQESDPIQPGQSQFQQPQQSLNQPQAGFDVNFVEELLKKTDELSGNIIKLQMQIENQESEFAKRLESEILRAKEDGRNEGLAQASTSYEAKIAELEARFTSSIAKLDDEYDKFEEFLKKSETELTDAATLIAKEIVAKEISSNSALIATNISSSLVRDLSDAKNIQIRVHPDDAQYLKSHFSAKENIKIIPDDAISKGGVVIISEVGNIDATIETRIEKLKMLVGE